In Numida meleagris isolate 19003 breed g44 Domestic line chromosome 3, NumMel1.0, whole genome shotgun sequence, the following are encoded in one genomic region:
- the SLC30A3 gene encoding zinc transporter 3 has product MLATSACAVGANLVMAYVLHQGHGHGTGGYEELGGGCLPGRAPLPGSTSVRAAFVHVVGDLLQSVGVLLAATIIYFKPQCKIADPISTLFFSVFVLGSTITILRDVFRVLMEGAPRGMAVAAVTEELLAVSGVRAIHDLHVWALTPSHPLVSVHVAVDATADPETVLQDATGRLQQKFGFTACTVQVERYREAAGGCPHGHSPLA; this is encoded by the exons ATGCTGGCCACTTCCGCCTGCGCCGTGGGTGCCAACCTGGT CATGGCCTACGTCCTGCACCAGGGTCACGGGCACGGCACGGGGGGCTATGAGGAGCTGGGGGGTGGCTGCCTGCCCGGCCGTGCCCCCCTGCCTGGCAGCACCAGCGTCCGCGCCGCTTTCGTGCACGTGGTGGGGGACCTGCTGCAGAGCGTCGGcgtcctgctggctgccaccaTCATCTATTTCaag CCCCAGTGCAAGATCGCAGACCCCATCAGCACCCTCTTCTTCTCTGTCTTTGTGCTCGGCTCCACCATCACCATCCTCAGGGATGTCTTCAGGGTTCTCATGGAAG GAGCCCCGCGGGGCATGGCAGTGGCGGCGGTgacagaggagctgctggcagtcAGCGGGGTGAGGGCCATCCATGACCTACACGTCTGGGCGCTGACACCGAGCCACCCCCTGGTGTCGGTGCACGTGGCCGTGG ATGCCACCGCTGACCCCGAGACAGTGCTGCAGGATGCCACGGGGCGGCTGCAGCAGAAGTTCGGCTTCACCGCGTGCACGGTGCAGGTGGAGCGGTACCGGGAGGCGGCAGGGGGCTGCCCACACGGCCACAGCCCTTTGGCATGA
- the LOC110396407 gene encoding uridine-cytidine kinase-like 1, with product MAALGAGERCGPWGAAGPERGPGPGPGSLGSLLSRLPLAPPRRRTASQGQGPPEPPLLRTSKRTIYTAGRPPWYSETGAPVGEAFVIGLCGGSASGKTTVATRIIEALDVPWVVLLSMDSFYKVLDEGQQALAARSDYNFDHPDAFDFELLVSVLRKLKKGKSVKVPVYDFTTHSRRREWKTVYGANVIVFEGILAFANKELLKLLDMKVFVDTDSDIRLVRRLQRDIMERGRDIVGVIKQYHKFVKPAFEQYIEPSVQVADIVVPRGGENSVALDLIVQHVHSQLEKREITVRAALASAHQGQPLPTTLSVLENTPQVRGMHTIIRNKDTTRDEFIFYSKRLMRLLIEHALSFLPLKSVTVETPQGTTYEGKRFHRQRITGVSILRAGETMEQALTAVCKDIRLGKILIQTNHDTGEPELHYLRLPKEISEDYVILMDSTVSTGAAAMMAVRVLLDHDVPEERIFLLSLLMAEMGVHSVAYAFPRVRIITTAVDKRINEEFHIIPGIGNFGDRYFGTDAPPACTDSEAMDC from the exons ATGGCGGCGTTGGGCGCGGGGGAACGGTGCGGGCCGtggggcgcggcggggcccgagcgcggccccggccccggccccggctcCCTGGGCTCGCTGCTCAGCCGCCTGCCGCtggccccgccgcgccgccgcaCCGCCAGCCAGGGCCAGGGCCCGCCCGAGCCGCCGCTGCTGCGCACCAGCAAGCGGACCATCTACACGGCCGGGCGGCCGCCCTGGTACAGCGAGACCGGGGCGCCCGTAGGAGAGGCCTTCGTCATCG GGCTGTGCGGCGGCAGCGCCTCGGGTAAGACGACAGTGGCGACGCGGATCATCGAGGCGCTGGACGTGCCCTGGGTCGTGTTGCTCTCCATGGACTCCTTCTACAAG GTGCTGGACGAGGGGCAGCAGGCGCTGGCGGCCCGCAGCGATTACAACTTCGACCATCCGGATGCCTTCGACTTCGAGCTGCTCGTCAGCGTCCTACGCAAGCTGAAGAAGGGCAAGAGCGTGAAGGTGCCGGTGTACGACTTCACCACGCACAGCCGGCGCCGAGAGTGG AAAACCGTATATGGGGCCAACGTCATCGTGTTCGAGGGCATCCTGGCGTTTGCCAacaaggagctgctgaag CTCCTGGACATGAAGGTGTTTGTGGACACGGACTCGGACATCCGGCTGGTGCGGCGGCTGCAGCGCGATATCATGGAGCGGGGGCGCGACATCGTGGGCGTCATCAAGCAGTACCACAAGTTTGTGAAGCCGGCCTTCGAGCAGTACATCGAGCCCAGCGTGCAGGTGGCAGACATCGTGGTGCCCCGAG GTGGGGAGAACTCTGTGGCACTGGACCTCATCGTGCAGCACGTCCACAGCCAGCTGGAGAAG CGCGAAATCACTGTCAG ggcagctctggcCTCGGCCCACCAGGGGCAGCCGCTGCCGACGACGCTGAGCGTGCTGGAGAACACACCGCAGGTGCGGGGCATGCACACCATCATCAG GAACAAGGACACCACCAGGGACGAGTTCATCTTCTACTCCAAGCGCCTGATGCGGCTGCTGATCGAGCATGCGCTCTCCTTCCTCCCGCTGAAG tCAGTCACGGTGGAGACACCACAGGGGACAACCTACGAGGGGAAGCGGTTCCACAGGCAGCGG aTCACCGGCGTGTCCATCCTGAGGGCCGGGGAGACCATGGAGCAAGCGCTGACCGCCGTCTGCAAGGACATCCGCCTGGGCAAGATCCTGATCCAGACCAACCACGACACGGGGGAGCCCGAG ctgcactACCTGCGCCTGCCCAAGGAGATCAGCGAGGACTACGTCATCCTCATGGACAGCACCGTGTCCACCGGCGCCGCTGCCATGATGGCCGTGCGCGTGCTGCTG GACCACGACGTGCCGGAGGAGCGCATCTTCCTGCTCTCGCTGCTGATGGCCGAGATGGGGGTGCACTCGGTGGCATACGCCTTCCCCCGCGTCCGCATCATCACCACCGCTGTGGACAAGAGGATCAACGAGGAGTTCCACATCATCCCCGGCATCG GGAACTTTGGGGACAGGTACTTTGGCACCGATGCGCCGCCCGCCTGCACCGACAGCGAAGCCATGGACTGCTAA
- the DNAJC5G gene encoding dnaJ homolog subfamily C member 5G, with translation MAEPGRPQRKLSRVGESLYRVLGLEKGSSPEEIKRAYRKLALRYHPDKNPDDPAAAERFKEINSAHATLSDADRRRLYDQYGSLGLYVAEQFGDDAVRHYFLMSQWWFQALALCCGLLTCCCCFCCCFFCCGRCFPPREDESYKYVDPKDLEADDGGDPQIPVEAQPPPTSAQPLPAAGARSEA, from the exons ATGGCGGAGCCGGGCAGGCCGCAGCGGAAGCTGTCGCGGGTCGGGGAGAGCCTCTACCGCGTCCTGGGGCTGGAGAAGGGCAGCTCGCCCGAGGAGATCAAGCGGGCTTACCG GAAGCTGGCGCTGCGCTACCACCCCGATAAGAATCCCGACGACCCGGCGGCGGCCGAGCGCTTCAAGGAGATCAACAGCGCGCACGCCACGCTCAGCGACGCCGACCGGAGGCGGCTGTACGACCAGTATGGCTCGCTGGGCCTCTACGTGGCCGAGCAGTTCGGGGACGATGCCGTCCGTCACTACTTCCTCATGTCCCAGTGGTGGTTCCAG GCCCTGGCACTGTGCTGCGGCTTGctgacctgctgctgctgtttctgctgctgtttcttctgctgcGGGAGGTGCTTCCCCCCCCGCGAGGACGAGTCCTACAAGTACGTCGACCCCAAGGACCTGGAGGCGGACGATGGTGGCG ACCCACAGATCCCGGTGGAAGCGCAGCCCCCCCCAACCAGCGCCCAGCCCCTGCCCGCTGCCGGAGCCAGGAGCGAGGCATAG
- the TRIM54 gene encoding tripartite motif-containing protein 54 has product MCEEHEDERINIYCLRCEAPTCSLCKVFGAHKDCEVAPLPAVYQRQKSELSDGIAMLVAGNDRIQAIITQMEEICRTIEENGRRQKQHVGLRFDSLCSILEERKKELLQSVAREQEAKVQRVRGLIRQYGDHLEASSKLVETAIQAMEEPQMAVYLQHSKELLKKITDMSKVSMSSRPEPGYESMDHFSINVDHVAEMLRTIDFQPEALGEDDGDGPTDSSEGVGDEESLEAPEATEEVGPRQKPLSSPHGQH; this is encoded by the exons ATGTGCGAGGAGCACGAGGACGAGCGCATCAACATCTACTGCCTGCGCTGCGAGGCGCCCACCTGCTCGCTCTGCAAGGTGTTCGGTGCGCACAAGGACTGCGAGGTCGCCCCGCTGCCCGCCGTGTACCAACGCCAGAAG AGCGAGCTGAGCGATGGCATCGCCATGCTGGTGGCGGGGAACGACCGCATCCAGGCCATCATCACGCAGATGGAGGAGATCTGCCGCACCATCGAG GAGAACGGCCGCCGGCAGAAGCAGCACGTGGGGCTGCGCTTCGACTCGCTCTGCAGCATCCTGGAGGAGCGCaagaaggagctgctgcagagcgtCGCCCGCGAGCAGGAGGCGAAGGTGCAGCGCGTGCGCGGCCTCATCCGGCAGTACGGGGACCACCTGGAGGCCTCCTCCAAGCTGGTGGAGACGGCCATCCAGGCCATGGAAGAGCCCCAGATGGCCGTGTACCTGCAG CACTCCAAGGAGCTCCTGAAGAA GATCACGGACATGTCCAAGGTGTCGATGAGCAGCCGCCCCGAGCCCGGCTATGAGAGCATGGACCACTTCTCCATCAACGTGGACCACGTGGCCGAGATGCTGCGCACCATCGACTTCCAGCCAG aAGCGCTGGGTGAGGACGATGGGGACGGACCCACAGACAGCAGTGAGGGTGTGGGGGATGAGGAGAGCCTGGAGGCACCTGAGGCCACTGAGG aggTGGGGCCGAGGCAGAAGCCATTGAGCTCTCCCCATG GTCAGCACTGA
- the MPV17 gene encoding protein Mpv17 isoform X5, with protein sequence MAALRRLLARRPGAVQALTAGALMGAGDVIAQQLVEQRGLHGHQGQRTLKMMAIGFCFVGAFAPCFLGCFLAITGAVNGLSVEQNWAKIQQDYMDALLTNYCAGRRAVRCHRLELLPVLESKPAVRGEPCPMCPYPPPPDLCWGVRVGLERCAVPHGDVMAAGLRDCSVCALCPAPHGGCSVLPQPRCWLTPHVRQSAVIPPPRLVSGPSGAPNKRTALGDV encoded by the exons ATGGCGGCGTTGCGGCGGCTCCTGGCGCGGCGGCCCGGGGCCGTGCAGGCGCTGACCGCCG GGGCACTGATGGGAGCCGGCGACGTGATCGCACAGCAGCTGGTGGAGCAGCGCGGGCTGCACGGGCACCAGGGCCAGCGCACCCTGAAAATGATGGCCATTGGTTTCTGCTTCGTG GGCGCCTTTGCACCGTGTTTCCTCGGCTGCTTCCTCGCCATCACCGGGGCGGTGAACGGGCTCTCGGTGGAGCAGAACTGGGCCAAGATCCAGCAG GACTACATGGATGCGCTGCTCACCAACTACTGT gcTGGCCGTCGTGCAGTGCGTTGCCATCGTCTGGAACTGCTACCTGTCCTGGAAAGCAAACCGGCTGTGAGGGGGGAGCCGTGCCCCATGTGCCCCTACCCACCACCTCCGGACCTTTGCTGGGGGGTGCGTGTGGGGCTGGAGCGCTGTGCGGTCCCCCATGGGGATGTGATGGCAGCGGGGCTGCGGGACTGCTCTGTGTGTGCTCTGTGCCCTGCCCCGCACGGGGGGTGCTCCGTCCTtccccagccccgctgctggCTCACACCCCACGTGCGGCAGAGTGCTGTGATACCTCCACCCAGACTTGTGTCGGGCCCTTCGGGTGCACCCAATAAACGCACCGCTCTTGGCGACGTGTGA
- the MPV17 gene encoding protein Mpv17 isoform X3, with protein MAALRRLLARRPGAVQALTAGALMGAGDVIAQQLVEQRGLHGHQGQRTLKMMAIGFCFVGPVVGGWYRILDRLIPGATKTVAVKKMVLDQGAFAPCFLGCFLAITGAVNGLSVEQNWAKIQQDYMDALLTNYCAGRRAVRCHRLELLPVLESKPAVRGEPCPMCPYPPPPDLCWGVRVGLERCAVPHGDVMAAGLRDCSVCALCPAPHGGCSVLPQPRCWLTPHVRQSAVIPPPRLVSGPSGAPNKRTALGDV; from the exons ATGGCGGCGTTGCGGCGGCTCCTGGCGCGGCGGCCCGGGGCCGTGCAGGCGCTGACCGCCG GGGCACTGATGGGAGCCGGCGACGTGATCGCACAGCAGCTGGTGGAGCAGCGCGGGCTGCACGGGCACCAGGGCCAGCGCACCCTGAAAATGATGGCCATTGGTTTCTGCTTCGTG GGCCCCGTTGTGGGAGGGTGGTACAGGATCCTGGACCGGCTGATCCCAGGGGCCACAAAAACTGTGGCTGTGAAGAAGATGGTGCTGGACCAG GGCGCCTTTGCACCGTGTTTCCTCGGCTGCTTCCTCGCCATCACCGGGGCGGTGAACGGGCTCTCGGTGGAGCAGAACTGGGCCAAGATCCAGCAG GACTACATGGATGCGCTGCTCACCAACTACTGT gcTGGCCGTCGTGCAGTGCGTTGCCATCGTCTGGAACTGCTACCTGTCCTGGAAAGCAAACCGGCTGTGAGGGGGGAGCCGTGCCCCATGTGCCCCTACCCACCACCTCCGGACCTTTGCTGGGGGGTGCGTGTGGGGCTGGAGCGCTGTGCGGTCCCCCATGGGGATGTGATGGCAGCGGGGCTGCGGGACTGCTCTGTGTGTGCTCTGTGCCCTGCCCCGCACGGGGGGTGCTCCGTCCTtccccagccccgctgctggCTCACACCCCACGTGCGGCAGAGTGCTGTGATACCTCCACCCAGACTTGTGTCGGGCCCTTCGGGTGCACCCAATAAACGCACCGCTCTTGGCGACGTGTGA
- the MPV17 gene encoding protein Mpv17 isoform X1, whose translation METLLRAVPAARRNQERSWHRARNSTTGDQLLVRLGAAHGRDPHPVPAAHLSSVLVAGALMGAGDVIAQQLVEQRGLHGHQGQRTLKMMAIGFCFVGPVVGGWYRILDRLIPGATKTVAVKKMVLDQGAFAPCFLGCFLAITGAVNGLSVEQNWAKIQQDYMDALLTNYCAGRRAVRCHRLELLPVLESKPAVRGEPCPMCPYPPPPDLCWGVRVGLERCAVPHGDVMAAGLRDCSVCALCPAPHGGCSVLPQPRCWLTPHVRQSAVIPPPRLVSGPSGAPNKRTALGDV comes from the exons ATGGAAACACTGCTCCGAGCTGTGCCAGCGGCCAGGAGGAACCAGGAGCGGTCCTGGCACCGAGCGAGGAACAGCACAACTGGGGATCAGCTGCTTGTGAGGCTGGGGGCAGCGCACGGGCGGGACCCCCACCCCGTGCCCGCTGCCCACCTGAGCTCCGTGCTGGTGGCAGGGGCACTGATGGGAGCCGGCGACGTGATCGCACAGCAGCTGGTGGAGCAGCGCGGGCTGCACGGGCACCAGGGCCAGCGCACCCTGAAAATGATGGCCATTGGTTTCTGCTTCGTG GGCCCCGTTGTGGGAGGGTGGTACAGGATCCTGGACCGGCTGATCCCAGGGGCCACAAAAACTGTGGCTGTGAAGAAGATGGTGCTGGACCAG GGCGCCTTTGCACCGTGTTTCCTCGGCTGCTTCCTCGCCATCACCGGGGCGGTGAACGGGCTCTCGGTGGAGCAGAACTGGGCCAAGATCCAGCAG GACTACATGGATGCGCTGCTCACCAACTACTGT gcTGGCCGTCGTGCAGTGCGTTGCCATCGTCTGGAACTGCTACCTGTCCTGGAAAGCAAACCGGCTGTGAGGGGGGAGCCGTGCCCCATGTGCCCCTACCCACCACCTCCGGACCTTTGCTGGGGGGTGCGTGTGGGGCTGGAGCGCTGTGCGGTCCCCCATGGGGATGTGATGGCAGCGGGGCTGCGGGACTGCTCTGTGTGTGCTCTGTGCCCTGCCCCGCACGGGGGGTGCTCCGTCCTtccccagccccgctgctggCTCACACCCCACGTGCGGCAGAGTGCTGTGATACCTCCACCCAGACTTGTGTCGGGCCCTTCGGGTGCACCCAATAAACGCACCGCTCTTGGCGACGTGTGA
- the MPV17 gene encoding protein Mpv17 isoform X4, with protein sequence MGAGDVIAQQLVEQRGLHGHQGQRTLKMMAIGFCFVGPVVGGWYRILDRLIPGATKTVAVKKMVLDQGAFAPCFLGCFLAITGAVNGLSVEQNWAKIQQDYMDALLTNYCAGRRAVRCHRLELLPVLESKPAVRGEPCPMCPYPPPPDLCWGVRVGLERCAVPHGDVMAAGLRDCSVCALCPAPHGGCSVLPQPRCWLTPHVRQSAVIPPPRLVSGPSGAPNKRTALGDV encoded by the exons ATGGGAGCCGGCGACGTGATCGCACAGCAGCTGGTGGAGCAGCGCGGGCTGCACGGGCACCAGGGCCAGCGCACCCTGAAAATGATGGCCATTGGTTTCTGCTTCGTG GGCCCCGTTGTGGGAGGGTGGTACAGGATCCTGGACCGGCTGATCCCAGGGGCCACAAAAACTGTGGCTGTGAAGAAGATGGTGCTGGACCAG GGCGCCTTTGCACCGTGTTTCCTCGGCTGCTTCCTCGCCATCACCGGGGCGGTGAACGGGCTCTCGGTGGAGCAGAACTGGGCCAAGATCCAGCAG GACTACATGGATGCGCTGCTCACCAACTACTGT gcTGGCCGTCGTGCAGTGCGTTGCCATCGTCTGGAACTGCTACCTGTCCTGGAAAGCAAACCGGCTGTGAGGGGGGAGCCGTGCCCCATGTGCCCCTACCCACCACCTCCGGACCTTTGCTGGGGGGTGCGTGTGGGGCTGGAGCGCTGTGCGGTCCCCCATGGGGATGTGATGGCAGCGGGGCTGCGGGACTGCTCTGTGTGTGCTCTGTGCCCTGCCCCGCACGGGGGGTGCTCCGTCCTtccccagccccgctgctggCTCACACCCCACGTGCGGCAGAGTGCTGTGATACCTCCACCCAGACTTGTGTCGGGCCCTTCGGGTGCACCCAATAAACGCACCGCTCTTGGCGACGTGTGA
- the MPV17 gene encoding protein Mpv17 isoform X7 — protein MGAGDVIAQQLVEQRGLHGHQGQRTLKMMAIGFCFVGAFAPCFLGCFLAITGAVNGLSVEQNWAKIQQDYMDALLTNYCAGRRAVRCHRLELLPVLESKPAVRGEPCPMCPYPPPPDLCWGVRVGLERCAVPHGDVMAAGLRDCSVCALCPAPHGGCSVLPQPRCWLTPHVRQSAVIPPPRLVSGPSGAPNKRTALGDV, from the exons ATGGGAGCCGGCGACGTGATCGCACAGCAGCTGGTGGAGCAGCGCGGGCTGCACGGGCACCAGGGCCAGCGCACCCTGAAAATGATGGCCATTGGTTTCTGCTTCGTG GGCGCCTTTGCACCGTGTTTCCTCGGCTGCTTCCTCGCCATCACCGGGGCGGTGAACGGGCTCTCGGTGGAGCAGAACTGGGCCAAGATCCAGCAG GACTACATGGATGCGCTGCTCACCAACTACTGT gcTGGCCGTCGTGCAGTGCGTTGCCATCGTCTGGAACTGCTACCTGTCCTGGAAAGCAAACCGGCTGTGAGGGGGGAGCCGTGCCCCATGTGCCCCTACCCACCACCTCCGGACCTTTGCTGGGGGGTGCGTGTGGGGCTGGAGCGCTGTGCGGTCCCCCATGGGGATGTGATGGCAGCGGGGCTGCGGGACTGCTCTGTGTGTGCTCTGTGCCCTGCCCCGCACGGGGGGTGCTCCGTCCTtccccagccccgctgctggCTCACACCCCACGTGCGGCAGAGTGCTGTGATACCTCCACCCAGACTTGTGTCGGGCCCTTCGGGTGCACCCAATAAACGCACCGCTCTTGGCGACGTGTGA
- the MPV17 gene encoding protein Mpv17 isoform X2 has protein sequence METLLRAVPAARRNQERSWHRARNSTTGDQLLVRLGAAHGRDPHPVPAAHLSSVLVAGALMGAGDVIAQQLVEQRGLHGHQGQRTLKMMAIGFCFVGAFAPCFLGCFLAITGAVNGLSVEQNWAKIQQDYMDALLTNYCAGRRAVRCHRLELLPVLESKPAVRGEPCPMCPYPPPPDLCWGVRVGLERCAVPHGDVMAAGLRDCSVCALCPAPHGGCSVLPQPRCWLTPHVRQSAVIPPPRLVSGPSGAPNKRTALGDV, from the exons ATGGAAACACTGCTCCGAGCTGTGCCAGCGGCCAGGAGGAACCAGGAGCGGTCCTGGCACCGAGCGAGGAACAGCACAACTGGGGATCAGCTGCTTGTGAGGCTGGGGGCAGCGCACGGGCGGGACCCCCACCCCGTGCCCGCTGCCCACCTGAGCTCCGTGCTGGTGGCAGGGGCACTGATGGGAGCCGGCGACGTGATCGCACAGCAGCTGGTGGAGCAGCGCGGGCTGCACGGGCACCAGGGCCAGCGCACCCTGAAAATGATGGCCATTGGTTTCTGCTTCGTG GGCGCCTTTGCACCGTGTTTCCTCGGCTGCTTCCTCGCCATCACCGGGGCGGTGAACGGGCTCTCGGTGGAGCAGAACTGGGCCAAGATCCAGCAG GACTACATGGATGCGCTGCTCACCAACTACTGT gcTGGCCGTCGTGCAGTGCGTTGCCATCGTCTGGAACTGCTACCTGTCCTGGAAAGCAAACCGGCTGTGAGGGGGGAGCCGTGCCCCATGTGCCCCTACCCACCACCTCCGGACCTTTGCTGGGGGGTGCGTGTGGGGCTGGAGCGCTGTGCGGTCCCCCATGGGGATGTGATGGCAGCGGGGCTGCGGGACTGCTCTGTGTGTGCTCTGTGCCCTGCCCCGCACGGGGGGTGCTCCGTCCTtccccagccccgctgctggCTCACACCCCACGTGCGGCAGAGTGCTGTGATACCTCCACCCAGACTTGTGTCGGGCCCTTCGGGTGCACCCAATAAACGCACCGCTCTTGGCGACGTGTGA
- the MPV17 gene encoding protein Mpv17 isoform X9 — MAALRRLLARRPGAVQALTAGALMGAGDVIAQQLVEQRGLHGHQGQRTLKMMAIGFCFVGPVVGGWYRILDRLIPGATKTVAVKKMVLDQGAFAPCFLGCFLAITGAVNGLSVEQNWAKIQQDYMDALLTNYCIWPPVQIANFYFVPLAHRLAVVQCVAIVWNCYLSWKANRL; from the exons ATGGCGGCGTTGCGGCGGCTCCTGGCGCGGCGGCCCGGGGCCGTGCAGGCGCTGACCGCCG GGGCACTGATGGGAGCCGGCGACGTGATCGCACAGCAGCTGGTGGAGCAGCGCGGGCTGCACGGGCACCAGGGCCAGCGCACCCTGAAAATGATGGCCATTGGTTTCTGCTTCGTG GGCCCCGTTGTGGGAGGGTGGTACAGGATCCTGGACCGGCTGATCCCAGGGGCCACAAAAACTGTGGCTGTGAAGAAGATGGTGCTGGACCAG GGCGCCTTTGCACCGTGTTTCCTCGGCTGCTTCCTCGCCATCACCGGGGCGGTGAACGGGCTCTCGGTGGAGCAGAACTGGGCCAAGATCCAGCAG GACTACATGGATGCGCTGCTCACCAACTACTGT ATTTGGCCGCCGGTGCAGATCGCCAACTTCTACTTCGTCCCTTTGGCCCACAG gcTGGCCGTCGTGCAGTGCGTTGCCATCGTCTGGAACTGCTACCTGTCCTGGAAAGCAAACCGGCTGTGA
- the MPV17 gene encoding protein Mpv17 isoform X6: protein METLLRAVPAARRNQERSWHRARNSTTGDQLLVRLGAAHGRDPHPVPAAHLSSVLVAGALMGAGDVIAQQLVEQRGLHGHQGQRTLKMMAIGFCFVGPVVGGWYRILDRLIPGATKTVAVKKMVLDQGAFAPCFLGCFLAITGAVNGLSVEQNWAKIQQDYMDALLTNYCIWPPVQIANFYFVPLAHRLAVVQCVAIVWNCYLSWKANRL, encoded by the exons ATGGAAACACTGCTCCGAGCTGTGCCAGCGGCCAGGAGGAACCAGGAGCGGTCCTGGCACCGAGCGAGGAACAGCACAACTGGGGATCAGCTGCTTGTGAGGCTGGGGGCAGCGCACGGGCGGGACCCCCACCCCGTGCCCGCTGCCCACCTGAGCTCCGTGCTGGTGGCAGGGGCACTGATGGGAGCCGGCGACGTGATCGCACAGCAGCTGGTGGAGCAGCGCGGGCTGCACGGGCACCAGGGCCAGCGCACCCTGAAAATGATGGCCATTGGTTTCTGCTTCGTG GGCCCCGTTGTGGGAGGGTGGTACAGGATCCTGGACCGGCTGATCCCAGGGGCCACAAAAACTGTGGCTGTGAAGAAGATGGTGCTGGACCAG GGCGCCTTTGCACCGTGTTTCCTCGGCTGCTTCCTCGCCATCACCGGGGCGGTGAACGGGCTCTCGGTGGAGCAGAACTGGGCCAAGATCCAGCAG GACTACATGGATGCGCTGCTCACCAACTACTGT ATTTGGCCGCCGGTGCAGATCGCCAACTTCTACTTCGTCCCTTTGGCCCACAG gcTGGCCGTCGTGCAGTGCGTTGCCATCGTCTGGAACTGCTACCTGTCCTGGAAAGCAAACCGGCTGTGA
- the MPV17 gene encoding protein Mpv17 isoform X8: protein METLLRAVPAARRNQERSWHRARNSTTGDQLLVRLGAAHGRDPHPVPAAHLSSVLVAGALMGAGDVIAQQLVEQRGLHGHQGQRTLKMMAIGFCFVGAFAPCFLGCFLAITGAVNGLSVEQNWAKIQQDYMDALLTNYCIWPPVQIANFYFVPLAHRLAVVQCVAIVWNCYLSWKANRL, encoded by the exons ATGGAAACACTGCTCCGAGCTGTGCCAGCGGCCAGGAGGAACCAGGAGCGGTCCTGGCACCGAGCGAGGAACAGCACAACTGGGGATCAGCTGCTTGTGAGGCTGGGGGCAGCGCACGGGCGGGACCCCCACCCCGTGCCCGCTGCCCACCTGAGCTCCGTGCTGGTGGCAGGGGCACTGATGGGAGCCGGCGACGTGATCGCACAGCAGCTGGTGGAGCAGCGCGGGCTGCACGGGCACCAGGGCCAGCGCACCCTGAAAATGATGGCCATTGGTTTCTGCTTCGTG GGCGCCTTTGCACCGTGTTTCCTCGGCTGCTTCCTCGCCATCACCGGGGCGGTGAACGGGCTCTCGGTGGAGCAGAACTGGGCCAAGATCCAGCAG GACTACATGGATGCGCTGCTCACCAACTACTGT ATTTGGCCGCCGGTGCAGATCGCCAACTTCTACTTCGTCCCTTTGGCCCACAG gcTGGCCGTCGTGCAGTGCGTTGCCATCGTCTGGAACTGCTACCTGTCCTGGAAAGCAAACCGGCTGTGA